The nucleotide window atttttctctaatcCATTAGGGCTTCATATGCTAATATGATATTGTTTGCAATGAGTCTTCCTGGAATAAAAGCACTCTAATTATGGGAAATAACTTCTAGCAGTACCTTTTTTAATCTATTAGCAATagtatttgcaatgattttgtacAAAACATTGCATAAACTTATTGGCCGATAATCTCCAACTAACTAGGGCTtttaacctttgaaattaaggcAATATAAGTTGAATTAATAGCATTCTCTAATTGCCTCTGGTATAGGTTTGATTGACCGGTATACTCCTCTGTAATGATCTTGGAAAGCCTTTTAGATCTCCACATGATCTGTTGTAAGAGTAGACTGAGAATCCATCCCTTGCAGaatctgatttttcttcttgCTCTAAGTAGCACATACATGGAATATCTAATGTTTCCATCCCCATGTTGATACCAGTTTCTCTTAGCCCTCTACCTCTATTTAATATCTTCTTGTTCTAGTAAACTTCCAACTTCACACTATAATCTCTTAATCAACTCAACATTCTGTGGCCCTTAATTCTTTTGCTGTCTTTTTATCTCTTATGACTTTTCTCTAATCCATTTTTCATCAATTGGAAGTCTCCTATTACTCCAGCTAGATAAAGCCTTACTACACTTGTTAAGTGTAAGTTGAATTCTTTCCATGGGGTAGATAGATGAGAAACCCAAGTTCCATTCcttatcaataattttttcacgCTCATCATCTTTTATCCAGCTAGCTTCAAATCTAAACATTTGCCTTCTCTTATGTTGCCTTATTTCCTCATTACTCATTGACAATATTATCGGTTTATGATATGAGCATCTAGCTGCCATACATACAACCCTAACATCTGTATATAGTTCTTTTCAGGAAAGGTCGGCCACTACCCTATTCAATCTCTCCTTGGTGAAACTTTCATATGCATGCTTGTTACTCCCCATAAACATATCTCTTTTATACCCTAGATCATGCAACTGATTTTCTTCTAGAGCAATCCTAAACGAATCCATTTGATTGTCTAGTCTATCTCTGCCCCCTCTCTTCTTAGTATGAACTAGAATCTCGTTAAAATCTCCAATTAGGCACCATAGAATGTTCCTTTGATTAAGTCTAGACAACAAGTCCCATGACATTTCCCTTTTAATCACTTATGAGTGACCATAAAATCCAGTCAGAAGCCATCTgactctcttcctctcttcaatGATCCGACCACTAACATGTCCCAAGGAAAAATTGTGaacttcaaaacaaatttttacTTTCTACATAATAGTCAAACCCCTACTTCTTCCTAATGGGTCCACCCCAAAACAACCGTCGTAGCCTATGTAACAGCCCGcttattcttttttatgtaaaaaatttgaCTACGAGCCTCGTTATGCGTGCTGAATCTCGATTGCATCtttctaaagatattatgtgatttctaaagtaagcCAATGTTTTAAAGccctcaaatattttaaatgccatggaaatatttatatagggtatttccagtgttattgaaccaaacttgattttaaataagacaattataatatttttgaagagctccaaaaatattataattctaggaaatcattttaataaaatagtttcagttatttaaaatattatgagatttaaattatgttgaaaactctaattaattaaatggttttattcttttaaagatattaaataagacttcattttattaatgatgaaataatattattttataaactaaagtttaatttatataatattctatcttaattcctctcaatgtttttaagttaaatcGGTGTTTAATCTCTTACCGTTACATCGTTTTGaggatcccaagatgaagggtctggattaaatacccaagccccatctctttctccctcagttttgcctctcctctctctctcctccctctccctcacacGTACGCTGCAAGCTTTCCCCCCTCTCACCCAATTCTCCCTCAACCCAGCCCGGTGCCGCccgcctcaccgccaccaccatcgGCGTCCTCTCACGCCGGCGAGCTCCCACCATCGAACCCAGCCTCCATCTCGCAGGCACCTTCTCCGTCGCACGGCTCCTAGAGCCGCCGTACGCGGTTacccaggccaccgcacctccaccacctcacaccaGTGACCACCTCTCGCAGACCTAGCCACCAcaaacctctctctccctctctatcgcacacacgcacacaacccataaatgggtttcaCACGGGTTTCACCACCACCGACGGCCCTAGCGCCGCCGTGTGTCGGTTCTAGCCCCATCGAGTACCACCATGAGCTCCCCCTGACCTCTCTCCTTCCTCCTCCCGTTGACCCGAGGCCGGTAGCCCCTCCCTCACACGCACAGACTCTCCCTCACGCACGGCTTAGATTTGCCACCGTAGAGCTGCCACACCACCTTACAGATGCCACCACCACCTCGCCAAGGTCCTCCCAAGCCCTTTCATGCTTAGCCCTTTCCAGACCCGCACCTATAGCCACCTCCAGTGGCCAAAATAGCCACTGCACATGGATGACAGCCACCGTACGCGGTGTTAGCCGCCATGTACAACCCTTCTGACGTTATGAATCATGATGGTCAGCGAACAATGCATGGGTCAACCCCGACAATGGTATAACCTTCTATTTCTCGTTATTTACgttagttggttggttaggttgtggactgtgctgttagtaatTGTGATGTACTGTGTACGTGAAGTGTTGGACGTAGTTAGGAAGTGTGCtatgtagtgttgtggactgtgctgtgaaGGGTGGTTGTGGAATATGTGTTATAATAGTGACTTGGCAttgtgtggattgggaagagtatacgtggagtgtactttgTGGCATAacatgtgtgaagggagtacacgtactccatgaggtgaagcgatacaccatgtggcgtgtcgcgaagataaggatggttgcgTAGTTGATGGGTGTAGAgcatggtgagtagtgtcgggaactgtggaacagtgtcctaaagtagctgtgatgtggcctgtagtctgaggtgacaggtgtcaccgtatttgacttatggctgggagtatgtgtgaagtacCAGAACaagtgataggaaccaaggtgggcctactcttaaagatcctttgcaagttccagatgggtcaattacaagatcaagggccaagaagatcaaggaagcaatgcaaggattggtgcaatccacctgggatgaagccagcaagagcccaacactgaagatgggtctgaaagaagaagaaccagttttgatccactttattcaagctgtggaagacatgacttaaacatacggcctatcgttattggaggcttccaatttggttaaatgatttattttattagtttagaataagtgggcttgaagatgcttggctcacatgtcttatttcttttgaactatgtttttgggaaggccttgtattttggccaagggcttatttggaaaattacattttaggaactagggtttcatcaatttactgttggggttactgtagccgcgcgtactgtagccggtactgttcatcaagggtaattttgggtaaaaggggcattattttggctagggttttgattaggtttggctttaaaaactctttgtagcctcatttgagagttagacaatattgaattttatttgtgagttgagttttctcctcttgttcttgattgaactcttgaacttatcaaaggtaaatcacaacctttgtggcgttcctcctttgtaatctgggttcttgagacgggttcttcaacgggtctagattttaatataatctaggttcttgaaacgagttctcatcgggtctagattctccatccttgacttgattttggctttcttggggagttttcaaattgattgtgggttcaagggaattcattcccacgggttcatatcatttggtattcagagcaaggtttccaatcaggtcttattctatcttttatttcttgcatatttaattctagggtgtcattgttctaggattgattacaaaaaaaaaaatagtggtggttagtagggttgctgaaattcattgttctagggtttgtgttggctgaaatctcttgttctaggggctgccgtatatcatttgcccaagggtttttgagttattgttagggtttttctcaactgcttattcttgattgtgatcaaatcagttggtgaaaggaaaagaaaagaaaagaaaagaaaagaaaagaaaggaaaagaaaaaaaaaaatcgtgaaaaaaaaaaaaaaaattcgagattttttttttccttgatccttatcatcaaagggggtgattctagttgatatcttgtcttattgctactgtttcattcgtataattttcttgattcacgtgccatttttttttcattcattccgtgtttctcttgttcttgtttcttggacttaattactagttgggataaaacaaggttgctttgtcttgattgagtcaattagttcttaaagaacttgagtgggaaaactcttgaggtaaaaggcaaagagagtgtgagactattatcgaaaaaagccaattaagagtgaaacacgagtggagtgtcattattcgagtgtaaacacgtgagggagtgtgtgaggtttactttttttttttgccactaactttctcttgtgtagcgcctaataatgtctcatcggagtagcgcatcaccaagggggagagcagataactcatcctttgtgttgcaagccatgcaacaacagtttgagcggttaaacttggtgttgggtgaagtgagggataggatggatcatcaagaagcagcgattagaaatctacaaggtaggagggataggaggcgaTGTGAGCATAGAGtcgaaaatcagtatgagaatgaaggagatggtggggaagaggaagatttagcatctgacgttgggtcgggtagaaatagaggagttaggcatgaaagaggacttgaggggaatctaaggggtcgggatggtgtagatagagaccttggtagcatcaaaatgaaaataccatctttccaaggtagaactgaccctgaggtttatctagagtgggagaaaaaaatagagttggtgtttgattgtcataattactctgaggagaagaaagtgaagttggcggtaattgagttcactgattatgctattatttggtgggatcaattagtgaccaataggagaaggaattatgagaggcctatagagacatggggagagttgaaagctctcatgaggcggagatttgttcctagccattactatagagacctttttcagaaattacaaaatcttacacaggggtctaggagtgtggaggattaccataaggagatggaggtggcgatgattcgggctaatgtagaggaggaccgagaggccaccatggctagatttttgagtgggttgaatagggacatagccaatgtaattgaattgcagcattatgtggagatagaggacatggtgcacatggctatgaaggtggagaggcaattaaagagaaaagggacagcaaggtacactacggtttctagcactacttggaaatcaaaatgggataggaatgatccagctgaagcaaagagaaagaccgaaccacctaagggaaaagatgagggaactagcaacaaacccaaggtagaatcccaaccttcacggaatagagatatcaaatgttttaagtgtttgggttcagggcacattgcttctcaatgtccaaataggagggtgatgattatgcgtgacaatggggaggtgatgactgagagtgaagatgatagtgatgaggtgcccgagttggatgatgctagtgatgatgatggagtggtataccctgtgacaggtgagtctcttgttgccaggcgtgctcttaatgcacacattaaggtggatgatgcagagcaacagagagagaacattttccatactagatgccatgtcaacaataaggtatgtagtatgatcattgatggagggagttgtactaatgtggctagcactactttggttgagaaattgaatttaccaaccttaaaacactctagaccatacaaattgcagtggttgaatgattgtggagaggttagggtggataaacaagtgttagttactttttctattgggaagtatcaagatgaggtgctttgtgatgttgtgcctatgcatgcgggccatattttgttggggaggccgtggcagtatgataggagagtgacacatgatgggttcaagaacatgtacagctttgaaaaggagggcaaaacaattaaacttgctcctttaactccaagccaggtctatgaggaccaattgaaattgaaaagtgaggttgctcaaaaaagaaagagtgaaaatgagagtgatcagaagagaaagagtgaaaatgagagtgatcaaaaaaggaagagtgaaaaagagattgagcaaaaaagaaagagtgagagtgaatatgagcataaaagaaagagtgagaaagaaagtagagaggtggctgagagtaaagaaaaaatagtggagccacgagagaaaaaagaaagagagtcttctgagagaaaaggaaaggcaaaagtgagtttctatgcaagagagagtgaggttaagagggctttcttcgcagatcgccctatgatttttcttgtctataaagagtcttatcttactcttgatgaaactaaccagtctcttcctagtttggctgtttctttgttgcaggagtttgaggatgtattcccggaggagatgccgaatgagttgccacccattagaggcattgagcaccagattgattttgtgcccggggctgctattccaaaccgaccagcctataggagtaatccagaggagacaaaggagcttcagaggcaagttgaggatttgatgagcaaggggtacgtgagggagagcatgagcccttgtgcagtaccagtgctactagtgccaaagaaggatgggacgtggaggatgtgcattgattgcagggcggtcaacaatatcacggtaaagtatcgccatcccattcctagattggatgatatgcttgatgaattgcatggttcatgtattttcagtaaaattgatcttaaaagtgggtaccatcaaattagaatgaaagagggtgatgaatggaaaactgcttttaagactaagtatgggctttatgaatggttggttatgccatttggacttacaaatgcgcccagtactttcatgagattaatgaaccatgtcctacgtgcattcataggcaagtttgtggttgtgtactttgatgatatcttagtgtacagcaagaacttaaatgaacatattgagcatttgagatatgtgtttgatgtgttgagatgtgaaaagttgtatgctaatttcaagaaatgtgccttttgcatggaaaaagttgtttttcttggttacgttgttagtacaaagggtattgaggtggatgaagagaaagtcaaggccatcaaggagtggccaacgccaaaaagcatcactgaggtaagaagctttcatgggctagctagcttttatcggcgttttgttaaagacttcagcaccattgctgcaccactcactgaggtaattaaaaagaatgttgggtttcattggggggctaatcaagagaatgcttttgccactattaaagaaaggttgtgctctgcacctgtgttagcattacctgattttaacaaagcttttgagattgaatgtgatgcctcaggaatagggattggagccgttttgatgcaggataggcggcccatagccttcttcagtgaaaagttaagtggggcatccctgaagtaccctacttatgacaaagagctttatgctcttgttcgtgcattagagacttggcagcactacctatggccaagggaatttgtgatccacaccgatcatgaatcattgaagcatctcaagggtcaaggtaagttgaataaaaggcatgctagatggatggaatacattgagacctttccctatgtcatccgttacaagcaaggtaaggagaacattgttgctgatgctctatcccggaggtatgtacttcttacttctatgagtgccaaaatgcttgggtttgaatacgtgaaagacatgtatgccgatgatgctgatttttcaaatgtgtatgtggcatgtgataaggcggcatttggtaagttttacaagcatgatggttatttgtttaaagaaagcaaactttgtctgccaaattgttctatgcgtgagttattggtgcgtgaggcacatggtggggggttaatgggacactttggtgtcaagaaaactttagacattttgcatgaacatttcttttggcctaagatgaagagagatgttaaccgtatttgtggaagatgcattacatgtagaaaggccaaatctaaggttttgccacatgggttgtatacacccttacccgttcctagtgagccatgggtcgacatatctatggactttgttttggggctgcctaggaccaaaaggggtagagattctatttttgttgttgtggatagattcagtaagatggcacatttcattccatgccataaaacagatgatgcaacaaatatagctgacttgtttttcagggagatagtgcgactccatggtgtacctaggagtattgtttctgatagggatgttaaattccttagctacttttggaaggtgttgtgggggaaattgggtactaagctcttattttccactacttgtcatccacagactgatggtcagactgaagtagttaataggactttaactcagcttttacgcactgttgttcataagaatttaaaaacttgggaggattgtttgccatttatagagtttgcatataataggacgatgcatactactacttcatactctccttttgaaattgtttatggatttaatccacttactcctttggatttgatgcctttacctgttgatgacaggagtagtttggatggacaaaagaaggcggagttggtgaaatcacttcatgagagggtacggcttcaaattgcccaaaagaatgaaagggttgcttcccaagccaataaaggacgaaggcgtgtcatctttgaaccaggagattgggtttgggttcacatgcgcaaagaaagattcccagcccatagaaggactaagttgcatcctcgaggagatggacctttccaaattcttgagaaaattaatgacaatgcatataaagtggatcttccaggtgagtataaagtttctgcaactttcaatgtttctgatctttctccttttgatgtaggtgaagattcgaggtcgaatccttttgaggagagggggaatgataggaaccaaggtgggcctactcttaaagatcctttgcaagttccagatgggccaattacaagatcaagggccaagaagatcaaggaagcaatgcaaggattggtgcaatccacctgggatgaagccagcaagagcccaacactgaagatgggtctgaaagaagaagaaccagttttgatccactttattcaagctgtggaagacatgacttaaacatacggcctatcgttattggaggcttccaatttggttaaatgatttattttattagtttagaataagtgggcttgaagatgcttggctcacatgtcttatttcttttgaactatgtttttgggaaggccttgtattttggccaagggcttatttggaaaattacattttaggaactagggtttcatcaatttactgttggggttactgtagccgcgcgtactgtagccggtactgttcatcaagggtaattttgggtaaaaggggcattattttggctagggttttgattaggtttggctttaaaaactctttgtagcctcatttgagagttagacaatattgaattttatttgtgagttgagttttctcctcttgttcttgattgaactcttgaacttatcaaaggtaaatcacaacctttgtggcgttcctcctttgtaatctgggttcttgagacgggttcttcaacgggtctagattttaatataatctaggttcttgaaacgagttctcatcgggtctagattctccatccttgacttgattttggctttcttggggagttttcaaattgattgtgggttcaagggaattcattcccacgggttcatatcacgctttcatgcctttcatgcatcttcatcagtttatggattttcttagaaaatacatacaatagatacagcgtatagtcatcaattcacatgcgtacaattaatactttggttgcgtaaacaggggctgccaaggaggggccgtacatacttatacctttgaacatttagtattttctttcgtaaaacgtctttagtcttttattaaagcgtcataaaggagaagctttcgttttcattttcttttatcttataaaaactctagaagagtatgaacgtaacacttacctggactccatgctacttggatgtcattcagtccattcatgtgcttgtcagatggcaacctacatacatacacataaccttagcatcattctctatctaatgcataagtaacttatactataaatagaactacactatacttagaacactctccttttatcccatgcacttacgtgccctttactatgttaaacccttcagGGACCACTTgtggtcaccacatcttccaactcatggtcttgtctcaagtgctcatccactaaggtgaacccattattcaccttagAATTAAAACACTAAGACATCTGTCtcactcttcttacaaccacattccgacgcatgattccgaccaaTGGAATCAAGCATCtcaatcctagataatatgcctgtcactaccttcatgcaccttagcccattctaaatcctcattcccatccatacaagcacacggctctaagccaactctgaggcttaagcatcgTGCAACTGTACTacagattatccattacatatggtgaatccgttcGACagatgtgtctaaccagattacacatgtaccttacccctttatcacctaagatcaacatatatataacacgttgatcacctgatCGTAGGGACGAGGGCCATacttcgataccaatcttctcttaaccaagctagcatgactcttcacgctacccatcccttttgacagttcatcccagcacttaacacgacaagactctattcacaactacgccttatgtcatgtcacatagcccgagattgctccagagctacaaccttgtcgcgttacccatcATTCTCCTAcatcaactcctgactcatcacgagtacggttcctcacgtactcccatcacatcgtgacatctcatcatgTTCCctttacgccattcctacactttaacacttcacccatcataagcatgacttccaataaccacgtcactttgtgatgttgcccagtcatgcttccgctacaTACTCTTACATttgttccactacttcgcccatcacaagcatgactgtcagtagtcatgtcacttcgtgacattcctcagtcatgtttccgctgcgcactcttgtACTTGTTCTAATACTTCACGCATAcccctagccataagtccatcacagtgacacttgtcacctcagactacaggctatgccataactacttcgggataTTGTTCCATAGTTCCTGACATTAttcatcacgttccacgcccatcaaacacataaccatccttatctctacgacacgccacacggagtgtcgctgctatgtggagtacactccacgtatattCCCTTCATATataccacgccacatcaccactatggcatacctgccttatggtacatcactatatcacatggagtacacacCTTGTATACTCCATctacatgcattacgccacatcaccattatggcatatccgccacatggtccatcacccatcaaatggagtacattccacatgtactccattcatacacattccgctacatcaccattatggcatacccgccatatgatgcgtctcaccatcacatggagtacattccatttgtactcccctcgtatacaacacgccacatcaccactatggcatacaacATATattgcatctcaccatcacatggagtacattccacatgtactctatTCATACACATCctgctacatcaccattatggcatatccgccatatgatgcatcactcCACTACAGGGAATACGctctgcatatactccatgcacgttatgccacatcaccactatggcatacacgccatatggtgcatctcaccatctcatggagtacattccatttgtactccccacatatacaacatgccacatcaccattatggcatacccgccatatggtgcatctcaccatcacatggagtacattccacatgtactcctttttatacgcactacgccactgagtacactccacttgtactcatcccgttccacaatatgccaggagggtatattttacatatactctccttgtctcacattacgccacacataaagtacacccagcgtgtactattcccattccacatatgccacattaccattatggcgtaTTCGCCActtggtgcattactccaccatacggagtacatcccacatgtactcccttcacatatacactacgccacatacactcagtgtgtactgtttccattccacatacaccacgccaccattacagcacattcCCCAATCACAGtacatggcacagtccacaacacttcccatctacacccaacacatcacagcacagtacacggcacaatgcacctccatataACATAGATAAGCCCAATCACTACACataatgcccaacacttcatcatacAACACCACATCTCGATACCACAattccacaaatactaacagcacactccacaacctagtcaactgatcaatatctaacataactaacgagagatagagggttataccatcgatgggataacccgtggattgctcgttgaccgtcatagccgatgatgtcggaagagtcgtacgtggcggctaactcatgtacggtgactgtttaggcgtttaggtagctaggtgtggtcttggaaggggcTCGTGATGGCATTGTGATGGCAGTGAAGAGCATAACACAttggatctagccgtgtacagtggcggtcaaccacgcgcagtggctgtccatcacatgcagtgattacccaccacataaagtggtggtttggacctagggctcggctaagggaggtgcggtggatctcgtggtggcgttgAGGTGGTggcacggtggctcacggtggtggatctggccataccgtggaggagaagccgtgggagagtgagagagagtgtgctctcgtgggtggcagatcggggccaagggaggtcgggttggcttggttgcggcctgaggaggctggagatGGTGGTCTTATgccgtgggtggtggtgcacagtggtgcacggtgtgcaacccgtgcgtgagaggggggagaagccgtgaggtggaggaggggctttttggccatgggtcacgtggaggagctcggggaggagccatggtgtcgctaggtggccgtgggtgctgCACATGGCGGCGCCAGGGGCCGCGCACGGTGAAGCAGTgagtgggtctccttgtgcgtgcaTGTCTGCGATggagggaaggtggctgcatgggagagGCCAAGCtcgctggggagtggtggccggtggtagaggaagctgccgagGGAGTGGTGGCGTTGGAGGGCGGCGCACAGCGGCACTACGTGCACTAAGC belongs to Juglans regia cultivar Chandler chromosome 8, Walnut 2.0, whole genome shotgun sequence and includes:
- the LOC118349195 gene encoding uncharacterized protein LOC118349195, with the translated sequence EEKKVKLAVIEFTDYAIIWWDQLVTNRRRNYERPIETWGELKALMRRRFVPSHYYRDLFQKLQNLTQGSRSVEDYHKEMEVAMIRANVEEDREATMARFLSGLNRDIANVIELQHYVEIEDMVHMAMKVERQLKRKGTARYTTVSSTTWKSKWDRNDPAEAKRKTEPPKGKDEGTSNKPKVESQPSRNRDIKCFKCLGSGHIASQCPNRRVMIMRDNGEVMTESEDDSDEVPELDDASDDDGVVYPVTGESLVARRALNAHIKVDDAEQQRENIFHTRCHVNNKVCSMIIDGGSCTNVASTTLVEKLNLPTLKHSRPYKLQWLNDCGEVRVDKQVLVTFSIGKYQDEVLCDVVPMHAGHILLGRPWQYDRREFEDVFPEEMPNELPPIRGIEHQIDFVPGAAIPNRPAYRSNPEETKELQRQVEDLMSKGYVRESMSPCAVPVLLVPKKDGTWRYVVSTKGIEVDEEKVKAIKEWPTPKSITEVRSFHGLASFYRRFVKDFSTIAAPLTEVIKKNVGFHWGANQENAFATIKERLCSAPVLALPDFNKAFEIECDASGIGIGAVLMQDRRPIAFFSEKLSGASLKYPTYDKELYALVRALETWQHYLWPREFVIHTDHESLKHLKGQGKLNKRHARWMEYIETFPYVIRYKQGKENIVADALSRRYHDGYLFKESKLCLPNCSMRELLVREAHGGGLMGHFGVKKTLDILHEHFFWPKMKRDVNRICGRCITCRKAKSKVLPHGLYTPLPVPSEPWVDISMDFVLGLPRTKRGRDSIFVVVDRFSKMAHFIPCHKTDDATNIADLFFREIVRLHGVPRSIVSDRDVKFLSYFWKVLWGKLGTKLLFSTTCHPQTDGQTEVVNRTLTQLLRTVVHKNLKTWEDCLPFIEFAYNRTMHTTTSYSPFEIVYGFNPLTPLDLMPLPVDDRNWVWVHMRKERFPAHRRTKLHPRGDGPFQILEKINDNAYKVDLPGEYKVSATFNVSDLSPFDVGEDSRSNPFEERGNDRNQGGPTLKDPLQVPDGPITRSRAKKIKEAMQGLRDLALGLLKLAIKLKRTKVALRAWNTNIFGGVGDHLKALEERMEFLENQLQGGFSEEAERKRGLISRMVLENGRILEGADIVHKEVADFFHNFLSKNSSVEECDLSDLIQNQISEEANLFHCAEPSEDECVESPWFSVMMNGTVSGYFKSTWGLCQGDPLSPLLFIIMEEVLTRLLKKNFNSGRIQKFYHPVGAPLVSHLLNVDDILSFANGNKRSMKILVYNTLETYEKWSGQIISKDKSALFMSKHISLICKRGLLRITGFKEGIFLAMYLGAPLVSGRLTYSIMEPLIAKIMKKIAG